From Macaca fascicularis isolate 582-1 chromosome 14, T2T-MFA8v1.1, a single genomic window includes:
- the OR4S2 gene encoding olfactory receptor 4S2 has protein sequence MEKINNVTEFIFWGLSQSPEIEKVCFVVFSVFYIIILLGNLLIMLTVCLNNLFKSPMYFFLSFLSLVDICYSSVTAPKMIVDLLAKDKTISYVGCMLQLFGVHFFGCTEIFILTVMAYDRYVAICKPLHYTTIMDQERCNKMLLGTWVGGFLHSIIQVALVVQLPFCGPNEIDHYFCDVHPVLKLACTDTYIVGVVVTVNSGTIALGSFVILLISYSIILVSLRKQSAEGRHKALSTCGSHIAVVFMFFGPCTFMYMRPDTTFSEDKMVAVFYTIITPMLNPLIYTLRNAEVKNAMKKLWGRNVFLEAKGKKLDLII, from the coding sequence atggaaaaaataaacaacgtAACTGAATTCATTTTCTGGGGTCTTTCTCAGAGCCCAGAGATTGAGAAAGTTTGTTTCGTGGTATTTTCTGTCTTCTACATAATCATTCTTCTGGGAAATCTCCTCATCATGCTGACAGTTTGCCTGAACAATCTGTTTAAGTCACCCATGTATTTCTTTCTCAGCTTCTTGTCTTTGGTGGACATTTGTTACTCTTCAGTCACAGCTCCCAAGATGATTGTTGACCTGTTAGCAAAGGACAAAACCATCTCCTATGTGGGGTGCATGTTGCAGCTCTTTGGAGTACATTTCTTTGGTTGCACTGAGATCTTCATCCTCACTGTGATGGCCTATGATCGCTATGTGGCTATCTGTAAACCCCTACATTATACGACCATCATGGACCAGGAGAGATGCAATAAGATGTTACTAGGGACATGGGTAGGTGGGTTCTTACACTCCATTATCCAAGTGGCTCTGGTAGTCCAGCTACCCTTTTGTGGACCCAATGAGATAGATCACTACTTTTGTGATGTTCACCCTGTGTTGAAACTTGCCTGCACAGACACGTACATTGTTGGTGTTGTTGTGACAGTCAACAGCGGTACCATTGCTCTGGGGAGTTTTGTTATCTTGCTAATCTCCTACAGCATCATCCTGGTTTCCCTGAGAAAGCAGTCAGCAGAAGGCAGGCACAAAGCCCTCTCCACCTGTGGCTCCCACATTGCCGTGGTCTTTATGTTTTTCGGCCCCTGTACTTTTATGTACATGCGCCCTGATACTACCTTTTCAGAGGATAAGATGGTGGCTGTATTTTACACCATTATCACTCCCATGTTAAATCCTCTGATTTATACGCTGAGAAATGCAGAGGTAAAGAATGCGATGAAGAAACTTTGGGGCAGAAATGTTTTCTTGGAGGCTAAAGGGAAAAAGTTGGACTTAATAATTTAA